GTGGCCGGCGCGCACGAGGGCGCGCGCCAGATGCGGCCGGCCCCAGACGCCGTCGCCGACGTCTTCCCGGATCGCAGCGAGATCGATCGCGTAGCCGGCGGCCACGATGTTCTCCGCCATCTTCTCGCCGCGGCGACGCCGATTGGCCTGTCGAACGTCGAGCTGCCGGCGAAACGGGGCGTTCTCCTCGTCGACGAAGAGCGCCAGGATGTGCACGTCGTCGCCGTCCGGCGCGTCCGCGGAGATCTCGGCGCCCGGAATCAGGCGCATGCCCGCGCGCGCGGCCGCTTCGCGCGCCTCGGGAAGGCCGCCCAGCGCGTCGTGATCCGTCAACGCGAGCGCCGAGATCCCGGCCCGATGCATCTTCTCGACGAGCGCGGAAGGCGTGTCGAGTCCGTCCGAGACGGTCGAATGGGAGTGGAGGTCGATCTTGATCGTCACGAGGGCGATCTTACCGTCAGAGGCGGGCGCCCACCCGATGAATCGTTCCTCGCCCGTGATCGGGTCGGGGGCTGCCCTCGCTCACGAAAACGAAGGAGGCGCGGCGAGGCGCGAGCCCGGCGGGCGCGTGTCGCCCGGCTCGACGCATCGCCGCGCCGGCTACTCCTTGTCGCCGCCGGCGAGGACGTCCAGCAGTTCCGACAGGATCCTCGCCGTCGCGCCCCAGACGGTCTTCTGGCCGTAATGGTAGAAGAGAACCGGACGGTCGCGCCCCTCGAACATCCTTTCCTCGACGGCGGTCGGCGCCATGAGCGCGGAGATCGGGATCTCCCACAGCGCCTCGATCTCGTCGGGGGAGGGCTTGAGTTCCACGGGATGGGGGATCGCCGCGACGTACGGCTCGACGTAGAAGTTCGTCACGGTCACGATCGGCG
This region of Thermoanaerobaculia bacterium genomic DNA includes:
- a CDS encoding PHP domain-containing protein, which produces MTIKIDLHSHSTVSDGLDTPSALVEKMHRAGISALALTDHDALGGLPEAREAAARAGMRLIPGAEISADAPDGDDVHILALFVDEENAPFRRQLDVRQANRRRRGEKMAENIVAAGYAIDLAAIREDVGDGVWGRPHLARALVRAGHAKDNDDAFARFLHKGCPWWVAPEKWRAEEVVRAIREAGGVSSLAHAVWYKDPDGIVEALAPEGLDAIEVFHPDHAAAENARFAKLAERHGLLATAGSDFHGVEEKGKIPGAVAGDRRMLDALEDRRARRSPAAR